Genomic segment of Prochlorothrix hollandica PCC 9006 = CALU 1027:
GATAACGGGGAGCCAGGGTCAGATCCAGTCCCCCGCCATAGACCAGCAGCAGAAAGAGGCTAGCACTGGCCAGGATTTGGCTGATCAACAGGGATGGAACGGTGAAGGCTGGAACGGTGAAGGCTGGCAGGGATCCCGGCACCAATCCCTGAGGGTTTAAAAACCTAGGCGCTACAAACTTAGGATCCAGAGGTCCAGAGTTCAGAGATCCAGAGTCCAGGGGTCCAGAGTCCAGGGGTCCAGCATCCAGAGATCCAGCATCCAGAGGTCCAGAGTCCAGAGATCCAGCATCCAGAGATCCAGAGTCGAGAGATCCAGCATCCAGAGATCCAGAGTCCAGAGATCCAGAGTCCAGAGATCCAGAGTCCAGAGGTCCAGCATCCAGAGACTCTGGAGCAGCGGATCTGATCGCCGGGGATTGCGGAAGGGTAGCAACCTGAGACCCTCGATCGGGGTGTGACCGGGCAAACCCCAGGGTGAAGGCTAGATAGGTGATGCCCAGCAGCATCAGGGCGATCGCCCCCCCTTGCCAGCCCCAGGGCAGATCCGCTTCCAGGGGTGCCCCCATGACCATGGTGATCAACCAGGCCAATAAGCGCCCCACCGGTTCCAGGACCCACAGCACCTGTTGCCCCAACCCCGATGCCTCTGTCCAGGACGATCGCGCCAGCCATTGGGTTAAACCACTATCGCTAGGGGTGGAGGGCAAACGGGTCGCCAGACCTTGCCACAGCTTGAGTCCAATACTGGCAGTGATTCCCGTGGCTGCTGCCACCCCATAGAGCCGTTGCCACGATCGCGATCGTGCCTGGGACCGGGACATCCACCACACTCGCCCCAAGGCCACTGCCGCCGCCGCCAAGGCCAAACCATAGAAAAAATGGGTGGCCAACCCCAAGCCGTTCAGAACAATCCAGGCCAAGATCTGGGACAGGGACAGGGGAACGTGGGTTTGAATCGATCGGACCCCCCGCCCAACAAACCACAGCAGCAGCAAAATCCAGATCACACTCAAGGTGTAGTGGCGGGCTTCTTGGGCCAAATAGACCCCAAAGGGAGAGACGGCCATCAAGGCCGCGCTGAGGTGGGCTAGGGTTAAACGATGGGGGGAAGAACGACCCAGGCTGTGGGCCACCCCAAAGCTGAGGGGAATGGCCACCACCCCCAACAGGGCACTGAGGGCACGGCCCCCCACCAGGGAAACCCAGCCGTCCGAGGCGGGCCAGAGATGGAGCCACTGCTGGGTTAGTAAAAAGTAAAGGGGCGGATGGTTGCTTTCCGCCAGCAAGCGAGCCACCACGGATCCCGGTGTCCACAGACCGGGATAGCGCAGCGGCTGCAAGAGGGTATCCAGATCCATCAGGGTATCGACGGGAATCCCTTGATAGCCCTGACCCAGGCTAAACAACAGGGTGCTCCACTCATCAGCCCAGGGAGGTTTCAGTCCCAGGTTCCAAAACCGCAGCACCGCCCCCAACAGTGTCCACAACAACAGTGTCCACAACCCCAGACCCCCTAGCAGCCGCCTCCGGTGAACCGGAGATCCCTGGGGCGGTGGGACAGACCCCTCTGGGGTATGGGTCCAAGGGAGGGGTGCCATGGGTCTAAATCACTGCATAACTGCCAAACACCTTGAGCACCTTGGTGGCCTCCCCCAGGGCTTGGACCGCCGTTTGCACCGGGGCTTGATCCAGATCCCCCTCCAGATCTAAAAAGAAATGGTAATCCCCTAAGGACCGCTTGGTGGGACGGGACTCAATGCGGCTGAGGTTGATGTGGCGATCGGCCAAAATTTGCAGGGGCCACAGCAACGCGCCGGGGGCATTGGAGTGGAGACTAAAGGCGAGGGAGGTGTGGGTGCCCTGGGTGGAGGGATCCAGGCTGACAACCCAAAAGCGGGTGCAATTATCTGGATAATCATTAATGGGATAGGCCAGCACCGGCAGGTGATAGAGATCGGCAGCGCGATGGGAGGCAATGACTCCCCGCTGGGGATGCTGGGCCAGGGAACTGAGGGCGGCGGTGGTGGAGTCCAAGGCCAAACAGTTGGCCTGGGGCACATGGGTTTCGGTCCAAACTTGGCACTGGGCCAGGGCTTGGGGATGGGAACAAATTTCGGTTACCTGATCCAAGGTGGGGGCGTAGCTGATCAGGGCATGGGCAATGGGCAAAATCAGGGTGCGTTGAATTTGCAACTGGTCTAACTGCCAGAGCATGTCTAAGGTCACCGTCACACTACCCTCAATGGAATTTTCCACCGGCACCACGGCAAAATCAGCCCCATGGTCGGCCACCCCCTGGAGGGTGCGGGCAATGCTGGTGTGGGGCTGGAGGACACAGGACTGGGAAAATTGTTGGCTGAGCCACTCGGCACAACGGGTTGCTGCCCATTCAGTGTAGGTGCCAGCAGGGCCAAGGTGGGCAACGGAAAGAACCATAGTCGGGGGGTCGGGAAAAGGGTCGGGGGAGGGACGAGCTGACAGACGGGCTTACAAACAAGCTGAACAACGGGCTGAACAACGGGCTGAACAACGGGCTGACCGACGAGCCTACAACAGGGGCAATTGCTGGGATCGGCAGGGGGCAAAGGAGCGGCGGTGGCAAGGGGAAACCCCCAGGCGCTGTAGGGCCGATCGGTGTTGGGCCGTACCATAGCCCTTGTGTTGGGCTATGCCATAGCCGGGATAACGACTATCCAGGCGCACCATTAGATCATCCCGCCACACCTTGGCCACCACACTGGCGGCAGCAATGGCAAGGCAGTGGCGATCGCCCTGGATAATCGCCCGCTGCGGGAGGCTTAACCCCGGAATCAACTGGTTACCATCAATCCAACACCACTGGGGCACCGGTTGCAACTTGGCAATGGCCCGGTGCATGGCCAAAAGGGAGGCTTGGAGAATATTAAGGCGATCGATTTCCGCCACGGAAGCCAACCCCAATTGACAATCCCAGGCCACAGATCGGATATGGCCCACCAGACCCTGCCGTTGGCGGGGGGACAATTGCTTACTATCCCGCAAGCCAGCCCCCTGCAAGTCCCGGTTCTCCCCAGGGGGCAGAATCACCGCTGCGGCCACCACCGGCCCACACAGCGCCCCCCGCCCCACCTCATCCACCCCCGCCACCCCTAGGCCGCGATCGACGGCAAACCCTAGGGGATCGGGGGGAATGTGGCGGTGAGGAGATCCGGGCTGCTTCCTAATCCCCATCCCCAGAGGTAGCCGAAGAGCGGCGACGACGACGACGGTTTTCCGCTTGGGGCTTGGGTTTCGGTAAACTACTCTCCTTGGGCACAGGGGTCTCTTTCAGGGAACCACTGTCCGTTAGGGAACCACTACCCCGAGGCTCCACTCGCGGCAGGATCAGGGGAGCGCTGGTGGGAGTGCCCACAGGCAAGGGGTTCAGGGCCGCCGTAATTTTAGGAATGGACGGTTGTTGGGTCGGTCGTGGGGTCGATCGGGACGGGACTTCCGCTGCCCGTGGCTCCGGGGCTGACCACGCACCCGCCATCATCGCCGCCGCCACCGTGGGAGACAGGCTAGGAGGCTCAGATCCGGTCTCAGAACCCTGGGATGGCTCACTGGGATAGCGGGGGTCAAAGGTGTCCGACGGCAGATCTGTGGCCCCTGGATCCACCTCGTTGGGGGACTTAATCTGAATCACCACATTCCGGGGATTGTCCACGGACTGACCCGATAGAACCAAGGGCGAAATTCCCATCCAGGAATAAACCTCCTGCTCTGGTTCGGTCATGGCCACGGTGATCACTTCCGGAGGCTTACCCGGCACCCGTCCCCCCCGGCGGGCACCAAAACGGGGAGTCTCATTGGCACTGCCATACTCAGGGCGCAGGGGACGACGACTCTCGGAGCCATTGCCCAAAATCGGTGGGGCGATGGGAGCCGGCAGGTCTGGGGTAGTATCCAACGTCAGGGTGGAGCTACTGTCCCCATCCCCCTCGGTTCCCTCATTACCATTGCGTCGCCGCCGCCGCCGACTGCCCCCATCGCCATAATCCCCATCAGGGGTCTCAGACAGATCACGGCTCTCCCGACTGTCTGGCTCCGCCACCACGCGGCGCTCTGGCCACGAGGGCTTGGGTGGCTCAGGGGCAACATCGGGGAGCACCGGTGTGCGGGAGGGGACATCGGGCAGTGTCGTCCGGGGGCGCACCTCAATCTCAGCGCTGAGATCCAGCTCTGGATCCCCCGGCAGGTGGATCGTGTGGCCGAGTCCCCCGCAGGTGGGGCAATGGCGACCAAAGATCTCGTAAATATTTTGGCCTTGGCGTTTGCGGGTCAGCTCCACCAGGCCCAACTCCGACAATTGGGCAATTTGGGGGCGGGCCTTATCGGCCTTGAGGGCTTCCTCAAAATGCTTCAGCACCTGCAACTGATCGCGGCGGGCATCCATATCAATGAAGTCCACCACGATCACCCCGGCCAAATTCCGCAAGCGCAATTGCCGTGCAATTTCCGTAGCCGCCTCAAAGTTGGTCCACAATACGGTTTCGCGGGCCGTGGACGATCGGGTAAACGATCCCGAGTTCACATCCACCACCGTCAAGGCTTCCGTCGGCTCAATGATAATGTAGCCCCCCGATGGCAAATCAACGCGGGGCTTGAGGGCTTCGCGAATGGCCGCATTGACCCGGAAATACTCCATGATTGAGGTGCGTTCCCGGTGCTGATCAATGAGCAAACCCAGGGGAATCCGCCCTGAACCCCAGTTCATCAAATGCTGTTTAACCCGCTTCAGACCGGCGACGGAGTCCACGACAATGCGATTGACATCGGCATTATAAACATCCCGCAAAACCCGCTGGATAAAGTCGTCATCCCGGTTCATCAAGGCAGGGGCGCGGGTGTTGACCTGTTCCTGCTGCACCGTTTCCCACTGGCCTTGGAGGAATTCCAAATCCTCAATAATGGCTTCTTCCGCTACCCCTTCCGCTTCGGTGCGCACCAATAGCCCCATCCCGGCGGGCTTGACTAAAATGGCTAAGGCCCGCAGGCGACTGCGTTCATTTTCGCTGGAAATCCGCCGGGATAGATTCACCCCCCGCCGGAATGGCATTAAGACCAAGTAACGACCGGGCAAGGTGATATTACCCGTTAACCGAGGACCCTTATTGCCCGTCGGTTCCTTCATCACCTGCACCAACACTTGCTGCTGCGGCTCTAGGAGATCGGTGATGGCTCCGGCACTACGGCGCAAGCGCAGAGGTCCCAGGTCACTGACATGAATGAAACCGTTGCGATCGCTATCCCCAATATTGACAAAGGCAGCATCAATACCCGGTAAAACATTCTCCACAACCCCCAAGTAAATATCCCCAATCTGATGGGTTCCTTGGGCAACAACCAACTCTTCGATTTGGTCTTCAGCAAAAACGGCGGCAATACGCTGTTGCTCGGCGATAATAATTTGTTTTGGCATTCAAGTTCCTCAAATTGCTGTAGCGCTGAGGGGAGACTGTTGGGTATCAACTTAAGCCGGGATAGTGAGGCACGGAGCGCCCCACTGTCCCGTTAATCTTGTCCCGCTTTAAGCGGTAGCCCAGACTGTTGACATTCTGAGATTTCCTGCGACCTCATCCCTCGACGGTTTTAAAAGACGGTGGTGGACGTTAGAGACACAGACAGATACAGCACTCCTAAATCAGTTGTAAGGATCTCGATAGCTGAAACCCTTGGTGTGGTGTGCCCCCTCCGGGGGCACACCACACGACCCATTTAGGACTGCTGTAGTGGTGTTGAGGTAGTGAAAAGACAGGCTGTAAGCCTTGTCGTACCGTTACGACTTCACTCCATTGGGATCACTACCCACAAACACAATAGAGACACAAGCAAAATCAAGACCCGTTGGCCCGACAACCGGGTTCCTCGATGGGGAGACGGCGCAGCCGCCCCCTACAACCCTGATTCTCCCGTTGGCACCGGGCCAACACTGGGAATTATTCAAGGTGGCCAACCCCTTAAGATCGGGGGAACTGATCCAACCACGGGCCGACCCTCCCTACGACGCGGAGCAGCATGGGGGGTTGCGGAATCATCCCGACAGTGAGGAGAGACTTCCGCCATGGGGCAGGTTTCCCTGGATTTTCGGACAGATTTATTGTTTTACCCACGAATCTGAGGCAGATAATTCCGAGGCACACCTAACCCCAGGACGGGGAGAGGCATCGGCTGCCACTGACGTTAACCTGGTTTGGGCCAGGGGCTGAAGCCCTTGGGTCTCACCAGAGGCGAAAAACTGAGGGGGTGGGGCTGTAGTCCTAAGCCACGGTGGCTTTAGCCCAGGGGACTTCCTCCCCGATCGGGGAACCCTGAACTCAGGGGACACCCCAGCCCCAGCCTCCTCCAAAACCGCACTCTGGAACTTAGCCCCGATGGCTCCCATAACGGCACCAGACCGTTTGTGATATGGCTTTAACCAACCATGCCAGCTATTTCAGCCATTATTGCTCAGTTAAGGGCAGCGGTAGGGTTTGGCCTGACAGTCGCCTTAAACCAGGGGGCTTAAGACCTGTGATTCACACCGCCTTAGGTGAACCCAAGGCTAGATAGACCAAACCAGACCCTGGGCTAGTTGTTAACGGAACGGACAACCATTCAAAGACTAGGAGGGCGGGGCTAAGACAACATAAGACAACAGTAGAAGTAGACCGCCTGAAACCAGTTCGAGAAGCCGCTGCCAGATGCAGAGGCACATCAGCCAAGGGGGAACACCCTTCCAGTCGGGGGTTGCTAGCCTCAGGGAAGGGGTGTCCTGATGGAGTCTGACAAAGGTCGTGCTAGGGAGGTTGCGATCGGGGCAAATTTCCCGTTACCTAGGGCCACTCCAGATCCCATGACACCTTGCATACCTGGCTACTCTCCCCATCCCATCCTTGGAATTTCTAACCGAGGCTTATCTTCACGCCACAGCCTTAATCGCACGGATTTGAGCAAGATATCCCGTTACCTTTGGTTATCGGCATACGGGCAGGATTGGAGGGCGATCGCCCTTAACCCAGAACCGAGTTACCCTGATGCCACCCCAGGGACGGGAAGCACAGGCCGAGGGTTGCGATCGTCTCCAATGACAGGGTTCTATCATTGCCCTTGGCTTAGAACGATCGCCCTTGGCCTAGAACGGTCGCCCTTAGCCCAGACTGGACGACCCCAGGCATTACTGCTAGCCAAACCATCTCTAATCTTTGAACCTGGCCCACAGCTTAATATACCTCAAAGCTAAGCATCTACTCGTCCTTTGGGGGGAAGAAAGCTGCGATCGACGGCGGCAACCCGCCAGGGGCGACATCCATGGGGCTAGCCGCGACCCCCAACAGAGGCGATCGGGCTGCCCCGACACCCCCCACCCCAGCCCCCAGGACAACCTGGTGATGACCGAGTTATAACCGGGTCCAACTGGCTTCGATGGTCTCCAGCACTTGATCTAAGGGGACCCCGCTGAGGTAGTCCACCACCCCGCTGGCGAAGGTGCGGTTGACGGCACGGGGCATCAGATCCGAGCCATCATAGCGCAGGGTATCAGCAGACCCTAGAATCTCAATGTCCCGTTGGCTGAGACGATCGCCATAGGCATCAAGGCCCAGGGTCTGGTAGGGCGAGAGGTGCCCCCCAAAGGTCGCCCAAATGGCCTGGGATTCTGGGGTCAGCAAATAGGCCAAAAAAGCCTGCCCAGCTTTGGAGTCTTGGAGCATTCCCACCAAGAGATCCCCCACCACCAAGGGCCGACCATAGGCTGGATCGAGGGCGGGGAAGGGGAAAATATCCACGGTTTCATCGGCCTGAACCCCTGGGGGGAAGAAGGCGGAAATGAAGCTGGCCTGCTGGTGCAGATAGCAACCGGGGGGATCGCTAAATAGGGGCAGGGGCGCATCTTGAAACGACAGGCTCAAGGCTCCCGTAGACCCTCCTAGGGTTTGCCGGGGATCCTGGGCAATGCGGCCAAACTGTTCAAAGGCTGCTTTGACCGCCGGATGGGTAAAGGGGATTTGATGGCTGGTCCACTGATCGTAGATTTCCGGTCCACCGGTGCGCAGTAGCAAGGTTTCGATCCAATCGGTGCCCACCCAGCCGGTGGAATCGCCACTGTCTAGGCCCAGACACCAGGGCACCCCCCCATCGGCGATGATGCGATCGCGCAGCGTTTCCCATTGCTCCCAGGTTTCGGGCACGGCATAACCCTTGGCGGCAAAGACCTGGGGACGATACCACACCAGACTTTTGAGATAGGTGCGCAGGGAAAAGCCATAGAGGCGATCGCCGACGGTACCCAAGGCCAAGAGATCTGGTGCAAAGGTGTCTGCTAGGGTGGGGCGATCGAGGAAGGTATCTAGGGGCACAAGTTGGCCACGATCGACAAAATCCCGTAACAGGCCCAGTTGGGGAAACAGAGCAAAGTCAGGGGGATCCCCGGCTTCCACCCGCACCGGCAACACCGTATCAAAGGCATCAGTGCCTTCATAAACCACAGCAATACCCGTGGCTGCGGTAAACGGGGCAAACACCGCCGCCAATTCCGTTTCCCCGCTACCGGTGAGGGTCCCTAGAACCGTCAGGGTGGGGGACGCAGCCGCCTTGGATCCAGCGCTAGGCTCACCACCACAGGCCACCAACAGCACCAGGGTCAGGGTCCACCCCAGGAGTCTCCACCACTGCTTCATGATCTGATTTGACACAAGGGCACCTCGATTAATCGGTTTTCAGGCTACAGCAGTCCAAAATGGGTCATTTGGTGTGCGCCCTCCGAGCGGACACCACACCAAGGGTTTCAGCTATCGAGATCCTTACAACTGATTCAGGATTGCTGTAGGGCACCTCAAAAAATCCAAATTTTCGCTCCGTGACTCAGGTAAGAATCAGGGTTGTGGCGGGCGGCTAAGCCGCCCAACCCAATTAACCGAGGTGCCCTGTATCAACTCCCCCAATTGACGTGCCATACCGAGTAATCGTGCAGTAACCTATAATTTTTAGACTTCTTATCTACTGCTTCTAACTCAGACAATGGAATAACAAACTGTTTCTTGTCTGACACTCTGGCCACAGGAACTGAAATATCCCTACCATGCTCAACCTTTGCATTGCCTAGGCTGTGTAATTTGTATTCTTCTTGGTATGAACCCCATTTTTCTTTTGATTTTTCATAGTCCTTTGGGTTTCCATAACCAAATTCATATCGTTCTTCCCAACTGAAATATCCCATACTTTCAATGCCAGTTAGGATGCAAGGGCAAATTAATTTCGGCTTAAGCCATCGCAAGTAATGCTCAAGACTTTCTTCACTAACCCTTGGAATTTCAGCCAGCTTAAAAACAGACTTAATTCTGGCAGTCCCCGTATCATAGTTACCCATAATTCACGTCAAACAAGTTACAGCAACCCTAAATCAGTTGTAAGGATCTCGAAGGCTGAAACCCTTGGTGTGGTGTGCCCCCTCCGGGGGCACACCACACGACCCATTTAGGACTGCTGTATGTGGACAATGTAAGTCTAACGGTCTGAGGCTCACCGGACAACAGTTCGCTTTGCAGCACCACCGATGCTTTGCAGCACAACCGATAGAGTAATGATCCCTTGCAAGTAACGAGGTTTAAGGGTTTCAGGAGATCTGCCAGTCAACCAGCTAACGATGTTCTGTGTTGAGGACTTGTTCTAGACGGCGACTGCCCAAGGACATGGCATAGCAAAAGGCCCAATAGAGCAGGCCAATGAAACAATAAACCTCCGCACTGCGCCCCACAAACTCTGGGTTGGCCATCACCGATCGACTGAGTCCGAGCAATTCCAACAGACCGACAATGGATAACAGGGTTGTGTCTTGGAACAGGCTAATAAACTGACCGACAATGGAGGGAATCGAGACCTTGAGGGCTTGGGGCAACACCACCAAGCCAACGGTTAAGGGCGTACTTAAGCCCAAGGCATTGGCCGCTTCCACTTGGCCACGGGGGATGGCCTGGAGACCGCCTCGAATATTTTCCGCCATATAGGCCGCACTGAACAGGGTCAAGCCGACAATGGCTCGCAGCACGCGATCGGGCCGCATCCCCTCCGGCAAAAACAGGGGAATCATCACCTGCCCCATGAACAGAATCGAAATGAGGGGCACCCCTCGAATCACTTCAATGTGAAACGTAGACAACCAACGAATGGCAGGCAGTTCACTTTGGCGACCCAGGGCCAACAGCACTCCCAGGGGAAAACAGAGCAAAATGCTGACCAGGGCTAAGAAGACCGTCAACAGCAGCCCACTCCAGTCACCGGTGGAGACTACCGCGAGGCCAAATCCGCCGCGAATCAGCCACAGCCCCACAAAAAAGGCAGCAGACCAGGCCACGGGTAAAACTCGGTTGAGGCTGACCTGGGGCAGAAGCCGATCCCACAGGTATCCCCCCCAGGCTCCAGCGATCACCAGGATTAAAAGACCCAGCATGACACCCCGATACAACCAAGAGGTGGGGGTTAAGACGGTAATGAGGGCCGCGATCGCCAGCCCCGACAACACGGGCAGAGTAAGCAGACGGGGCGATCGGCGGCTCAACCAGCCCCAGCTTAGGCCAGCCAAGGCACTAATGAGGGCCAGCACCAACCACAGTCGCCACGACTGATCCGAGGGAAACCGCCCCCCCATCAGCAGGGGCAAGTTGGCCGGAATCACAGCCCATTGGGCTTCTGCGGTGGCCCATAGCCAAAACCCTCGGCCACTTTGCACCAATATCCAACCCACGATCAGCGTCAACAGGCTGCTAAACCAGTTACTAAACAGGTTGGTGCGACACCAGACAAGGGGGTTCTCCCGCTGCAACAGGGGAGGACGGCTAGGGGTGGTGGAAACCGAAGTCATGGCAGTAAGGGCATAGGGGGTGTATCAACTTAAGCCGGGACGGTGGGAAGCAGAACGATGGGACGGTCTAGGGACGGCGGCGGCTGAATGCCAGCCCATCTCAAGGATGGGGAAAACGCCAACGCTATCTCGCCAGCAACGGGTGGATCTCTGCTGGGCTAGCGCTCCCTGAGTTGTACCCAGCGATTGAACCCATTCATCACCAGGGAAATGCTGAGATTAATGATGAGATAGGTAGCCATCAGCACAATGAACACCTCCAGGGGTCGCCCAGTTTGGTTCAGGGTTGTGCTGGATACCGAGAATAGGTCCGGATAGCCGATGGCCAGGGCTAAGCTGGAATTTTTGGCCAGATTCATATACTGGCTGTTCAGGGGGGGAATAATGACCCGCAGTGCCTGGGGCAACACCACCAGCCGCATGACTAAGCCTTGCTGAAGGCCGAGGGATCGGGCCGCTTCCCATTGGCCATTGGAGACCGACTGCACCCCCCCCCGCACAATTTCAGCGATAAAGGCAGCGGTATAAACCACTAGACCCACCAAAACCCCTGCATACTCCACGGACAATTGCAATCCGCCCGTGCTGCGGCCAGAGGGGTCTAGGGTGGGGAAGTCCCATTGAAAGGCCACCGTCACCATCAGAACCATGGCCACCCACAACAGGACGAAAATGCCCAATTGAGTCTGGGCCGGACTGCCCTGCTCCACCATTAAATAGGTGCGCCAGCGCCAGACCACTAGGCTCACCACCAGGGTAATGGCTAGCAATCCTAACCACAGATAAAAACCGCGATCGAGGATGGGCCAGGGCAACTGTATTGCCGCCCGACTCATGAAGATAGACCCAGGCAGTTGCAGCGGTTCGCGGGGGCGGGGCAAACTCAGAAAAACAACAAAATACCAAAACAGCAATTGCAACAAGAGGGGTGTATTGCGAATCACTTCCACATAGACTTGGCTCAATTTCCGCACCAGCCAGTTTTGGGAAAAACTGGCAATGCCCACCACGGTGCCCACCACGCTGGTGGCCACTAGTCCCAAAATAATAATTTTAAATGTGTTTAAAACTCCGGCGACGATCGCCCGACCATAGGGATCCGTGGCACTGTAATCAATTAGGGTTTCGCCAATGCTGAACCCTGCGGGACTCTTGAGAAAACTGAAGGAGAAGACAAGTCCAGTGCGGCGTAAATTGAGATTAAAGTTATGAAATAGTAGGGCGTAACCCCCAAACACCAGGGCTAGCACAACCCCTTGAAAAATTATTTTCCAAACGCGATCGTCCCGCCACAGGGGCGTTGTCTGGGATTCGTTAGCAGTCATGGGCTAAAGGGCCGCTAAATAGTGTTGGGAAGAGTCATGGGGAAAATCGCCGAAGGCTATCAACATTAAGCCGGGATAGTGGAGTACTGAACACCCCACTGTCCCGTTAATTTCGTCCCGCTGTACAGCAACCCTAAATCAGTTGCAAGGATCTCGACGACTGAAACCCTTTGGGTGGTGTGCGCCTGGAGGGCGCACACCAAACGACCTATTTAGGATGGCTGTAGGCGGAAAACCCTTTAGCGGAAAGGAGGAGAATACATTAATCCACCGTCATTCCAGAGCTTATTCAAACCGCGAGGAATACCATCGCCAATGCTACGGTCATACATCTCACCGTAGTTGCCCACCGCTTTAACGGCATTGAGCATAAAGTCATTTTCAAGGCCCAATTGGGTACCAAAATCCCCTTCAGCCCCCAAGAAAGCCTTGATATCTTTACTATCAGTGCTGCTGGCAATTTGATCAACATTGGCTTGGGTAATGCCAAATTCCTCAGCTTGGAACAAGCCAAAGGTCACCCATTTCACCACATCAAACCACTGGGAATCATTATTCATAGTGACAGGTCCCAGGGGTTCCTTAGACATCGACACATCTAAGAGAATATGGTCTTCAGGGGTGGGGAACTGAGTACGACGGGCGAACAGTTGAGACTTATCCGAGGTGAAACCATCGCAACGTTCTTCCAGATAGGCTTGCACCGCTTCGGTTCCATCTTGGAACTTAACATCGGTGTAGGTTACACCCAA
This window contains:
- a CDS encoding amino acid ABC transporter permease (The N-terminal region of this protein, as described by TIGR01726, is a three transmembrane segment that identifies a subfamily of ABC transporter permease subunits, which specificities that include histidine, arginine, glutamine, glutamate, L-cystine (sic), the opines (in Agrobacterium) octopine and nopaline, etc.), which encodes MTSVSTTPSRPPLLQRENPLVWCRTNLFSNWFSSLLTLIVGWILVQSGRGFWLWATAEAQWAVIPANLPLLMGGRFPSDQSWRLWLVLALISALAGLSWGWLSRRSPRLLTLPVLSGLAIAALITVLTPTSWLYRGVMLGLLILVIAGAWGGYLWDRLLPQVSLNRVLPVAWSAAFFVGLWLIRGGFGLAVVSTGDWSGLLLTVFLALVSILLCFPLGVLLALGRQSELPAIRWLSTFHIEVIRGVPLISILFMGQVMIPLFLPEGMRPDRVLRAIVGLTLFSAAYMAENIRGGLQAIPRGQVEAANALGLSTPLTVGLVVLPQALKVSIPSIVGQFISLFQDTTLLSIVGLLELLGLSRSVMANPEFVGRSAEVYCFIGLLYWAFCYAMSLGSRRLEQVLNTEHR
- a CDS encoding amino acid ABC transporter permease; protein product: MTANESQTTPLWRDDRVWKIIFQGVVLALVFGGYALLFHNFNLNLRRTGLVFSFSFLKSPAGFSIGETLIDYSATDPYGRAIVAGVLNTFKIIILGLVATSVVGTVVGIASFSQNWLVRKLSQVYVEVIRNTPLLLQLLFWYFVVFLSLPRPREPLQLPGSIFMSRAAIQLPWPILDRGFYLWLGLLAITLVVSLVVWRWRTYLMVEQGSPAQTQLGIFVLLWVAMVLMVTVAFQWDFPTLDPSGRSTGGLQLSVEYAGVLVGLVVYTAAFIAEIVRGGVQSVSNGQWEAARSLGLQQGLVMRLVVLPQALRVIIPPLNSQYMNLAKNSSLALAIGYPDLFSVSSTTLNQTGRPLEVFIVLMATYLIINLSISLVMNGFNRWVQLRER